GGCATCGTGATGGCGAACTCGCTGTACACGGTGTTCAGCAACCTCGGCCTGATCGACAACTACCTCGGGCTGATCCTCGCCGACTCCACCGCGACCATCCCGTTCTGCGTGCTGCTGCTGCGGGCCTTCATGATCTCCGTGCCGAAGGAGCTCACCGAAGCGTCCCGAGTGGACGGAGCCGGGTACTGGCGGACGTTCTTCTCGATCATCCTGCCGGTCAGCCGCAACGCGGTGCTCACCGCGGCGCTGTTCGCCTTCCTGTTCGCCTGGGCGGACTTCCTGTTCGCCGTCACGCTCACCACCGGCCAGGGGTTCGAGCCGATCACCGTCGGCATCTACCGGTTCGTGGGCAACCAGTCCGCCGACTGGAACTCCGTCATGGCCACCGCCGTTCTCGCCTCCGTTCCCGCCGCCGTCCTGCTCGTCATCGCCCAGCGGTACGTCACCGCCGGGCTGACCAGCGGCGCTGTCAAGGACTGACCCCCCTCTTAGGAGCCCCCATGATCACCGTGACCGGCGACGGCCACGCGCTCGAAGTCACCATCCGCCACGAGGTGCTCCGCATCGAGCCCTGGGGCGCGGACAGCCTGCGCGTGCGCGCCGGGCGGCACGCGATCCGCGACCACCTCCCGGGGGCGCTGCTGCCGCCGAAGCCGGCCCCGGCCGAGGTCACCGCGACCGACCGCAGCGGCGTTGTCGTCAACGGCGATCTCACCGGCATCGTCGAGGTGGTCGACACCGACACCGGCATCGACGCCGCCGTCCGGTTCGTGCGCACCACCACCGGCGAGGAGCTGCTGGCCGAGCAGCGCGCGCACTTCTGGTGGCCGGGCGCGCGGCTGTTCCTGCCGTCGGGCAATGGCTACGGCCGGCTCGAACAGCGTTTCGCCGCCTACGACGACGAGCGGATCTACGGCCTTGGCCAGCGCACGCACGGCCGCCTCGACCACAAGGGACTGGTGCTCGACCTGGTGCAGCGCAACGCCGAGGTGTCGGTTCCGTTCCTGCTTTCCTCGCGCGGGTACGGGTTTCTGTGGAACAACCCGGCTGTCGGCCGGGTCGAGTTCGCCGGCAACGGCACCCGCTGGGTGGCCGACGACGCCCGGCAGATCGATTACTGGATCACCGCGAGCCCGGACCCCCGCACGATCCTGTCCCGGTACGCCGACGCGACCGGCCACCCCCCGATGCTCCCGGAATGGGCGGCCGGCTTCTGGCAGTCCAAACTGCGCTACCGCAGCCAGGACGAGCTGATGGAGGTCGCCCGCGAGTACCAGCGGCGCGGACTTC
This sequence is a window from Amycolatopsis benzoatilytica AK 16/65. Protein-coding genes within it:
- a CDS encoding carbohydrate ABC transporter permease, which translates into the protein MTARLKTAAGIVIVVVLLFPLYWMVNASLQPSGALLKPHPDWVPLGGTLDGYRNALGSQGGHLVSSVIIALGTVLVSLAVALPASYALAQLKTRGGPVFVFVLLIVQMIPGIVMANSLYTVFSNLGLIDNYLGLILADSTATIPFCVLLLRAFMISVPKELTEASRVDGAGYWRTFFSIILPVSRNAVLTAALFAFLFAWADFLFAVTLTTGQGFEPITVGIYRFVGNQSADWNSVMATAVLASVPAAVLLVIAQRYVTAGLTSGAVKD